One genomic segment of Ictidomys tridecemlineatus isolate mIctTri1 chromosome Y, mIctTri1.hap1, whole genome shotgun sequence includes these proteins:
- the LOC144372067 gene encoding uncharacterized protein LOC144372067, translating into MRKVTSSSSSLLHSSEQVEDSRFVHVLLEGQSLRETKRILVTCQERVTSLIRRALDQNLLQHEDVDNFELLRMMSLHEKIKVPDHSLMYLSMNPQIKYYFIVRKRREVKGKEFSESTCKSSRPLAHKQVGDTCLIRVHLETQSPKMAKTVLVTCHDRAPVVIRRALELHLLTQEKPEEYELGQIMSHRQKLRIPGQANVFYAKNPHTKPNFVLRKRSLSQKKDEWIQPQPPSRPAKKAPALLRMLAKPFCCCVPGRG; encoded by the exons atgagaaaagtcaccagtagcagctcctcactgcttcactccagcgagcaggtggaagacagccgctttgtccacgtcctcctagagggacagagcctgagggagacaaagcgcattCTG gtgacgtgtcaggagagggtgacaagcctcatccgcagggccttggaccaaaatttgttgcagcatgaggatgtggacaactttgagctgctgagaatgatgtctctgcatgaga aaatcaaggtccctgaccactcactgatgtatctgtccatgaatccacaaataaaatattatttcatcgtgaggaaacgccgcgaggtcaagggaaaggag ttctcagaatcaacctgcaagtcctccaggccgcttgcccacaagcaggtgggagacacctgcttaattcgtgtccacttagaaacacaaagtccaaagatggccaagactgttttg gtgacctgccacgatcgggctcctgtcgtcatccgcagggccctcgagctacacttgcttactcaggagaagccggaggaatatgagctgggccaaatcatgtctcaccgtcaga agctgaggattccagggcaggccaacgtattttacgcaaagaaccctcacacaaaacccaacttcgtgctgaggaaaaggagcctctcccaaaagaaggatgagtggatccagcctcaacctccctctcgtcctgcaaagaaggctccagccctcctgaggatgcttgcaaaaccattctgctgctgtgtgcctgggcggggctga